In Mesoaciditoga lauensis cd-1655R = DSM 25116, the DNA window GAGATTGCGAAACAACGGTTGGGGGAAATAGGCTTCTCAACGGAAATTCATCCCATTTTCCAAAAGGTTGAAAGGAACTTTCGCATCCCAAAAGTGGACGTCGTGATCGATTGCTTGGACAACGCCCGTTCTAAAACGTTGCTGAGTGAGCTGGCAGCAAAAGAGTCCATACCGTTTGTGCACGCTGGCGTGAATGGATACGTTGGCCAGATTTTAACGTTAAAGAATAAAACCTTATCCGATGTGCTTTCCTTTCCGGAAGATGTGAAAGAAACGCCAGCACTTTTGCAAGTGATCTCTCTGGTGGCTTCCATACAAGCAATGGAAGTGGTAAATCTCATATGCGAAAAGCCTAACAATTTAATTGGGAAAATACTTTTCGTTGACTTGCTTGATTACGATTTCGAGGTGGTAAATGTTGAAGACGTATAAATTCAACCTCAGAGATGCAGAGGTAACATTAAAACCTGATAACAACATAGAAAAAGTGTACATAGAGCTCTCTTCGGATTGCAATCTGCACTGTGAGATGTGTTTCAGAAATTCGTTTGAGGAAAAATTTGGAAAGATGGATTTGAAAACTTTTTACAACATTTTTGACGGCCTTAAAGATATGAAAAAGGTGAAGGAAATCATTTTCGGTGGGATTGGAGAGCCTTTAACAAACCCAAACTTCAAGGAGATGGCAAAGTTCGTAAAAGATAAGGGTTATAAACTCTTGCTGGAATCTAACGGCTACCTCATAACCGATGAGATGCTGGATTTCTTCTTTTCCATATCGTTGGACGAATTCATATTTTCGGCAGAGCCGGGAACGGCTGGCCACGGCGCTTATTCGTGGATATTGAACCTCACCAAAAAGATCTCCGATCGCATCGCGCGTGAAAAGCTTGGAAAGCCAGTGGTAACCATTCAAACTGTGCTTTCTACGAAAAACATTCACAACATAGAATCTTTTTTTCAAAAATTCGTCGATGCCGGTGCATCAAGATTCATACTTTCAAACATAATCCCAACATCTGAAAAAGAACTTTCGCTTCCGCTTTACATCAAACCAAAACCGGATATGGAAAATTGCATATCCAGAAAGATAACGGGAAAAATCAGCACGAATTTGCCTTATTTTGAATTGAAAACAGAAAGGTATTGCAATTTTATACAAAACAATTCCGTGGTTGTACGGTGGGACGGTGAAGTTGCTCCGTGTTATAGGTTCTTACATACTTACACGGAATACGTTTACGGATTGAAAAAGCAAATAAAAGCTGTGAGCTACGGGAACGTGAATGAAAAAAGCCTCTCAGAGATATGGAAGTCGGAAGATTTTTCGTACTTTCGTTTTAAAGTTAGACATGCGCTCTTTCCTTCGTGCACAGATTGCAGGCTGAGAGATGGATGTGATTTTGTCACTTCTTCTGAATACGATTGTTGGGGGAATTCTCCATCGTGTGCCGATTGCCTTTGGTGGAGAAATTTGGTGATATGTCCTTGAAATGGTGAATAGTAAGTTGTAAGGAGTGAAAAGTGAGAAGTTAACAGTATCACAGACATTCTTTAAGGTCATCACTCCTTGTTTTTGGAAATGGCCCAATTTAAGATTCGGAAGAATTTGCATTTTTCTTTTCCTTCGACATGAACTTCTCTATCACATATCCCTCAAGAACCGCGTAAGCCATTATCAAGCCCACAGATACCAAGATGAAGGGCCATCCTAAAAAACCGGCTGCGTACGGAATCCATGGAGTTTTAATGGCAAAAGCTCCTACCATCGCTCCTATTACCGCCATGCGCGCGCCTTTGTTCATGAAAGTTTTGTATAAGGGGAAGAGTATCCACAGTGGACCAACGATCAAAGTACCTACAGCGGCTCCCATAATCACGCCTTTTATTCCGGTTTCTTCACCCATAAGCCGTTGAACGGTTTTTGGCGAAAGGAAAATCGAAAGAAATCCGGAAAACAACACCACACATATGAAAACCGGCAACATTTTCAGCAGCAACACAATTCCTTCCATGAAGGCTGCACTCGTTTTATCTGGAAAAATGAAGAGCAACACGATGTATGTTATACCTATGCTTATCTCAAACCAGTGCTTTTTTATGAGATTCATTTCATATCACCCCGAGTATAAGTCCAGTTAAAATTCCTATAACCAACGCTCCGATAAATGCAAGGGTGTTTCTTACCAAAGTAAAGCGTTTTCCAAAGATGGATATCTCATATGGAAGCGTTACAAAACCTACCATAACCCACGCGTTCAAGAATACCGCCACCGCTGTGATGGTGGCTCCTTTTTCCAAAAGAATACCACCCAACGGATAAGCCGAAGAAACTGGACCCATGACGATCGTTCCGAAAGCCGCCGAACTTATAAGAGATAAAAATCCTTTTCCTTTCCCCACTACCTGCATCACCATGCTTTTGGGGACGAACTTATCGAAGAGCCCTATCAACAAGAAGATGGTTATCAACATGGGGAGTTGTTTCAAAAACTGTACCCCAGATTTTTTTACTGCTTTTTTACCGCCTTTTTTATCTTTTTTAAAAGCGTATATGTAGCTCAAGACAACTATTGCTCCGTATACCACAACTCCCCATACGTTCATATCACATCACCATCAAATTCCAAGTTTCTCTTCTATCTTTGAAAGCCTTGATTTCAAATCCGCTATTTGACGCCTGAGATCGGTGTTTTCTTTCTTTAGCCTCTCTATTTCTTCGTTTTCTCCTTCTTTATGTGAATGTTCGATTGGCTCTGGTGCCTCTTCGTGAACAACTATTTTGGAATTCAAATATTCCTCCAACACGTCTTTCACTTTTCCATACGCACCGGTTACCGGTTTTATGCCATAATCCACGAAGTACTGTTGGGCCTTTGGACCCATTCCACCTGTGATGATCACGTCTATTCCATTTTCCTTCATGAAAGCTGGCAATTCCCCTGCATTATGTTCATCCGCAAGCGGATTTGGGATGCTTTCAACATTGTTTACTTCGTTTCCTTCGACATCAACGATCACATAATAAGGGCAATGCCCAAAGTGATAGCTCATTACACTTTCCAGGCCTTTTGGTTCATCAGCCGTAAAACAAATTTTCATTTTCACTTACCTCCTTTTTCCTTCTGAAGTGCTTTTTCTATGTTTGAAATCAA includes these proteins:
- a CDS encoding NifB/NifX family molybdenum-iron cluster-binding protein, encoding MKICFTADEPKGLESVMSYHFGHCPYYVIVDVEGNEVNNVESIPNPLADEHNAGELPAFMKENGIDVIITGGMGPKAQQYFVDYGIKPVTGAYGKVKDVLEEYLNSKIVVHEEAPEPIEHSHKEGENEEIERLKKENTDLRRQIADLKSRLSKIEEKLGI
- a CDS encoding HesA/MoeB/ThiF family protein, yielding MGYSKYFARQIPVIGRACQERLKKSSVLIAGMGGLGSSVATILTRNGMPSLYVVDDDVVDETNIHRQILYNIEDVGKKKVEIAKQRLGEIGFSTEIHPIFQKVERNFRIPKVDVVIDCLDNARSKTLLSELAAKESIPFVHAGVNGYVGQILTLKNKTLSDVLSFPEDVKETPALLQVISLVASIQAMEVVNLICEKPNNLIGKILFVDLLDYDFEVVNVEDV
- a CDS encoding permease; protein product: MNVWGVVVYGAIVVLSYIYAFKKDKKGGKKAVKKSGVQFLKQLPMLITIFLLIGLFDKFVPKSMVMQVVGKGKGFLSLISSAAFGTIVMGPVSSAYPLGGILLEKGATITAVAVFLNAWVMVGFVTLPYEISIFGKRFTLVRNTLAFIGALVIGILTGLILGVI
- a CDS encoding permease is translated as MNLIKKHWFEISIGITYIVLLFIFPDKTSAAFMEGIVLLLKMLPVFICVVLFSGFLSIFLSPKTVQRLMGEETGIKGVIMGAAVGTLIVGPLWILFPLYKTFMNKGARMAVIGAMVGAFAIKTPWIPYAAGFLGWPFILVSVGLIMAYAVLEGYVIEKFMSKEKKNANSSES
- a CDS encoding tungsten cofactor oxidoreductase radical SAM maturase, producing the protein MLKTYKFNLRDAEVTLKPDNNIEKVYIELSSDCNLHCEMCFRNSFEEKFGKMDLKTFYNIFDGLKDMKKVKEIIFGGIGEPLTNPNFKEMAKFVKDKGYKLLLESNGYLITDEMLDFFFSISLDEFIFSAEPGTAGHGAYSWILNLTKKISDRIAREKLGKPVVTIQTVLSTKNIHNIESFFQKFVDAGASRFILSNIIPTSEKELSLPLYIKPKPDMENCISRKITGKISTNLPYFELKTERYCNFIQNNSVVVRWDGEVAPCYRFLHTYTEYVYGLKKQIKAVSYGNVNEKSLSEIWKSEDFSYFRFKVRHALFPSCTDCRLRDGCDFVTSSEYDCWGNSPSCADCLWWRNLVICP